Proteins co-encoded in one Malus sylvestris chromosome 7, drMalSylv7.2, whole genome shotgun sequence genomic window:
- the LOC126629679 gene encoding uncharacterized protein LOC126629679 — protein MGTTVVATSVATRGEVHGAFTTATMGTTAVATSVATRGEVHGAFTTARAVPSKAHGTKTTIQAVPSKFTWTQAQASHSHAPRIEQPASVIQPAPVKQPTLTAQPALAEQPALVTQPAPDEQPTPVAQPAFDEQPTPVAQPAFVEQFTPVAQPAPAKQPTPVAQPAPAKQSALVTQPAPDE, from the exons atgggaaccaccgtggtggctacctcggtagccacccgcggcgaggtccatggtgccttcaccacggccaccatgggaaccaccgcggtggctacttcggtagccactcgtggcgag gtccatggagccttcaccacggcccgagccgtgccatccaaggctcacggtaccaagaccacgatccaagccgtgccatccaagtttacgtggacccaagcccaagcctcgcattcacatgcaccgcgcattgagcagcctgcttccgtgatccagcctgctcccgtcaagcaacccactctcacggcccaacctgctcttgccgagcagcctgctctcgtgacccagcctgctcccgacgagcagcccactcccgtggcccagcctgctttcgacgagcagcccactcccgtggcccagcctgctttcgtcgagcagttcactccggtggcccagcctgctcctgccaagcagcccactcccgtggcccagcctgctcctgccaagcagtctgctctcgtgacccagcctgctcccgacgagtaa